The sequence GAAAGACAGTGACTCCCGGACAGGTGGCCCCAGTAGGAAGATTTGTTGTGATGGCATTAGTGTTTCGAATAGTGATGCAGTTCGTTGGACTTTTTTTATCTTTGCTGGGATGGGTTTTGTCCATTATTACAACTTATCTGCCACACTGGAAACACCTCAACCTGGACCTGAACGAAATGGAGAACTGGACCATGGGACTCTGGCAGGCCTGTGTCATCCAAGAGGAAGTGGGGACCCA comes from Suricata suricatta isolate VVHF042 unplaced genomic scaffold, meerkat_22Aug2017_6uvM2_HiC HiC_scaffold_50058, whole genome shotgun sequence and encodes:
- the LOC115285182 gene encoding putative claudin-24, with the protein product MAKAYILGSLGPRPSHYCQLRKTVTPGQVAPVGRFVVMALVFRIVMQFVGLFLSLLGWVLSIITTYLPHWKHLNLDLNEMENWTMGLWQACVIQEEVGTQCKDFESFLALPAELRISRILMFLSNGLGLLGLLVSGFGLDCLRIGETRPGLKKGLLI